A region of Mesorhizobium sp. AR02 DNA encodes the following proteins:
- a CDS encoding ribokinase: protein MIIVIGSINLDLIARVDRLPTPGETVSGSGFATAPGGKGANQALAAARAGVPVRMVGAVGRDSFAAEALALLREAKVDLSGVGETFASTGTALIMVGDDGENIIAVVPGANASVVPGDLSKAFLKKGDVVLLQHEIPLATVDAALDQARAAGAITVLNTAPFQGDAAAFLGKADYAVANETEFDLYGEALALNGRDRAARMRDFAAKTGRTIVVTLGGDGVMAATPNDFLTVAAMKITPVDTVGAGDTFCGYFAAGLASGLALDKALARAGAAGSLACLKPGAQPAIPLAKDVDQALQEAR from the coding sequence TTGATTATCGTCATCGGCTCGATCAACCTCGACCTTATCGCCAGAGTCGACCGCTTGCCGACCCCCGGCGAGACGGTGAGCGGCTCCGGTTTCGCCACGGCGCCGGGCGGCAAGGGCGCCAACCAGGCGCTGGCCGCCGCGCGCGCCGGTGTCCCGGTGCGCATGGTCGGCGCCGTCGGCAGGGACAGTTTCGCCGCCGAGGCGCTGGCATTGCTGCGCGAGGCCAAGGTCGACCTGTCGGGCGTCGGGGAAACCTTTGCCTCGACCGGCACGGCGCTGATCATGGTCGGCGACGACGGCGAGAACATCATCGCCGTGGTGCCCGGCGCCAATGCTTCCGTGGTGCCCGGCGACCTCTCCAAGGCCTTTCTGAAAAAGGGCGATGTCGTGCTTTTACAGCACGAGATCCCGCTGGCAACCGTAGACGCCGCACTCGATCAGGCACGGGCGGCCGGCGCCATCACCGTGCTCAACACCGCTCCTTTCCAGGGCGATGCGGCGGCTTTCCTCGGCAAGGCCGATTATGCCGTCGCCAACGAGACCGAGTTCGACCTCTATGGCGAGGCGCTTGCACTGAACGGCCGCGACCGGGCGGCACGCATGCGCGACTTCGCCGCGAAAACTGGTCGCACCATCGTCGTCACGCTCGGCGGCGACGGCGTCATGGCGGCGACACCGAATGATTTCCTGACCGTTGCGGCCATGAAGATCACACCTGTCGACACGGTCGGCGCCGGCGACACCTTCTGCGGCTACTTCGCTGCCGGCCTGGCGTCCGGCCTTGCGCTCGACAAGGCACTGGCGCGCGCCGGTGCGGCCGGCTCGCTCGCATGCCTCAAGCCTGGCGCTCAACCGGCGATCCCACTGGCCAAGGATGTCGATCAGGCCTTGCAGGAAGCCCGCTGA